The proteins below come from a single Flavobacterium lindanitolerans genomic window:
- a CDS encoding succinate dehydrogenase cytochrome b subunit, with product MLSTLSRKMLMCLTGLFLSFFLLIHFLGNLQLFLPQEQAHLQFNAYSHFLSGNILIKLVSYILYASIILHAIDGLVITLKNKKAGGNYQVENRGRASKWYSRNMGVLGTLILIFLVIHFQNFWYVYKFGNPPLDANGNKDLYIIVVTVFREWWYVLIYAISMIALCYHLIHGIHSAARTLGLYHPKFVRWFQRVGIAYSVIISIGFALMPVYIFFTYR from the coding sequence ATGCTTTCAACTTTATCTCGAAAAATGCTAATGTGCCTTACGGGGCTTTTTCTAAGCTTCTTTCTCCTGATTCATTTCCTGGGAAACCTCCAACTATTTTTACCACAGGAACAGGCGCATCTTCAATTTAATGCGTATTCCCACTTCCTGTCCGGAAATATTCTTATTAAATTAGTTTCATATATACTGTATGCAAGCATTATCCTCCACGCAATTGATGGTTTGGTCATTACCTTAAAAAACAAAAAAGCAGGCGGAAACTACCAAGTGGAAAATCGGGGAAGAGCAAGCAAATGGTACTCCAGAAATATGGGCGTTTTGGGAACACTGATTTTAATTTTCCTTGTCATTCATTTTCAGAATTTCTGGTATGTCTATAAATTCGGAAATCCGCCTTTGGATGCCAATGGAAATAAAGATTTATATATTATAGTAGTGACTGTTTTCCGGGAATGGTGGTATGTCCTTATCTATGCCATTTCAATGATTGCTTTATGTTATCATTTAATTCACGGAATTCACAGTGCCGCCAGAACTTTGGGATTGTACCATCCGAAGTTTGTAAGATGGTTCCAAAGAGTTGGTATCGCCTATTCTGTTATCATCAGTATAGGATTTGCATTGATGCCTGTTTATATATTCTTCACTTACCGCTAA
- a CDS encoding succinate dehydrogenase/fumarate reductase iron-sulfur subunit: MDLHLKIWRQKDRQSEGKLVNYDLTELNPHMSFLEMLDTLNEKLILEGDEPVEFDHDCREGICGQCGMMINGIAHGPLKQTTTCQLHLRSFKDGETILIEPFRAEAFPVKKDLKVDRSAFDRIISSGGFVSINTGQAPDATAIAVTHQTAEEAFDAAACIGCGACVATCKNASAALFTSAKITHMVSLPQGKEERSERVLNMVRQMDAEHFGHCSNTEACEVECPQGISVLSIARMNYEYNRALFFKKK, from the coding sequence ATGGATTTACACCTGAAAATATGGAGACAGAAAGACCGTCAAAGTGAAGGGAAACTGGTAAATTATGATCTTACTGAACTTAATCCACATATGTCATTTCTGGAAATGCTGGATACTTTGAATGAAAAGCTGATTCTTGAAGGCGATGAACCCGTAGAATTTGACCATGATTGCCGCGAGGGAATTTGCGGACAATGTGGGATGATGATTAACGGTATCGCACACGGCCCTCTGAAACAGACAACCACCTGCCAGCTTCACCTGCGTTCTTTCAAAGACGGCGAAACAATTTTGATAGAACCTTTTCGGGCAGAGGCTTTTCCTGTCAAAAAAGACCTTAAAGTTGACCGGTCGGCATTTGACCGAATTATCTCTTCCGGTGGATTTGTTTCGATAAACACAGGCCAGGCTCCAGATGCAACAGCCATTGCCGTTACGCATCAGACTGCTGAAGAAGCATTCGATGCCGCAGCCTGTATTGGTTGCGGGGCTTGCGTGGCTACCTGTAAAAATGCAAGTGCAGCCTTATTTACATCTGCAAAAATCACGCATATGGTTTCGCTTCCTCAAGGAAAGGAAGAACGCAGCGAACGTGTGTTGAATATGGTACGACAAATGGATGCTGAACACTTCGGACACTGCTCAAATACAGAAGCCTGTGAAGTCGAATGCCCTCAGGGTATCTCTGTCCTGAGTATTGCAAGAATGAATTATGAATATAACAGAGCTTTGTTTTTTAAGAAAAAATAA
- a CDS encoding fumarate reductase/succinate dehydrogenase flavoprotein subunit: MVLDSKIPEGPLEKKWENYKKTAKLVNPANRKKLDVIVVGTGLAGSSIAASLGEMGYNVKSFCFQDSPRRAHSVAAQGGVNAAKNYKNDGDSVYRMFVDTLKGGDFRAREANVYRMAECSLNLIDQAVAQGVPFGREYGGYLNNRSFGGVQVSRTFYARGQTGQQLLLGAYQALMRQVGKKSVQLFSRHEMLDLVVIDGKARGIIVRNLDTGAIERHAAHAVVLATGGYGKIYYLSTLAMGCNGSAIWRAHKKGALMASPSWIQVHPTSLPQSGDYQSKLTLMSESLRNDGRIWVPSNKNETRKANDIPENERDYYLERRYPAFGNLAPRDISSRAAKERIDAGFGIGPLKNAVYLDFSKAIKEQGKEKIQEKYGNLFDMYLKITGYDAYQEPMMISPSAHFSMGGLWVDYELMTTIPGLFALGEANFADHGANRLGANSLLQASVDGYFIAPYTIANYLSNEIHTGKIATTTPEFEKAENHVKQQIENFISIKGTKTVDYFHKTLGKLLYDYCGLARNEEGLKYAINEIRKLKQEFYKDVKVSGQGNAMNSELEKAGRVADYFEIGELMCYDALTRNESCGAHFREEFQTPDGEALRNDAEFQFISAWNWTGENKEPELVKEPLIFEEVKPTVRSYK, from the coding sequence ATGGTTTTAGATTCAAAAATACCCGAAGGCCCTTTAGAAAAAAAATGGGAGAACTATAAAAAAACGGCAAAACTTGTAAATCCGGCTAACCGAAAAAAACTGGATGTCATTGTTGTTGGAACCGGTCTGGCAGGGAGTTCCATTGCAGCTTCATTGGGAGAAATGGGTTATAATGTAAAATCATTCTGTTTTCAGGATAGCCCGAGAAGGGCGCATTCTGTTGCAGCGCAAGGCGGTGTAAATGCTGCAAAAAACTATAAAAATGATGGTGACAGTGTCTACCGGATGTTTGTCGACACATTGAAAGGCGGAGATTTCAGGGCCCGGGAAGCCAATGTTTATCGAATGGCAGAATGTTCACTAAACCTGATTGACCAGGCGGTTGCACAGGGTGTTCCTTTTGGAAGAGAATACGGTGGTTATCTCAACAACCGTTCTTTTGGTGGCGTCCAGGTAAGCCGCACTTTTTATGCGAGAGGACAAACCGGACAGCAATTGCTATTGGGTGCTTATCAGGCTTTGATGCGACAAGTCGGGAAGAAAAGCGTACAACTATTTTCAAGACACGAAATGCTCGACCTGGTTGTGATTGACGGAAAAGCAAGAGGAATTATTGTCAGGAATCTGGATACAGGAGCAATTGAACGACATGCCGCACACGCCGTGGTTTTGGCAACCGGAGGTTATGGCAAAATATATTATTTGTCAACGCTGGCTATGGGATGCAATGGTTCTGCCATCTGGAGGGCGCACAAAAAAGGCGCTTTGATGGCATCACCAAGCTGGATACAGGTTCATCCTACTTCCCTGCCCCAATCTGGTGATTATCAGTCAAAATTAACGCTGATGTCCGAATCCTTACGAAATGACGGGCGGATATGGGTGCCATCCAATAAAAACGAAACCAGAAAAGCGAATGATATTCCTGAAAATGAAAGGGATTATTATCTGGAAAGAAGATACCCTGCATTTGGAAATTTAGCGCCCAGAGATATTTCCTCAAGGGCTGCAAAAGAAAGAATTGATGCCGGTTTCGGGATTGGCCCTTTAAAAAATGCGGTCTATCTTGATTTTTCCAAAGCCATAAAAGAACAGGGGAAAGAAAAGATTCAGGAGAAATATGGAAATCTTTTTGATATGTATCTTAAGATTACCGGATATGATGCGTATCAGGAACCGATGATGATTTCCCCATCCGCACACTTTTCGATGGGCGGGCTTTGGGTGGATTATGAATTGATGACGACCATTCCGGGGTTATTTGCCTTGGGAGAAGCCAATTTTGCAGACCATGGAGCCAATCGATTAGGTGCCAACTCCTTACTACAGGCTTCCGTTGATGGCTATTTTATCGCTCCTTACACCATAGCAAATTATTTATCGAATGAAATTCATACCGGAAAAATAGCTACTACTACTCCAGAGTTTGAAAAAGCTGAGAATCATGTGAAGCAGCAAATTGAAAACTTCATCTCTATCAAAGGAACAAAAACGGTAGATTATTTCCATAAAACTTTGGGAAAACTGCTCTATGATTATTGCGGTCTGGCGCGAAATGAAGAAGGATTAAAATATGCCATCAACGAAATCAGGAAACTGAAACAGGAATTTTATAAAGATGTGAAAGTTTCCGGACAAGGAAACGCAATGAATAGCGAACTTGAGAAGGCTGGCCGTGTGGCAGATTACTTCGAAATTGGCGAATTGATGTGTTATGATGCGTTAACCCGGAATGAATCCTGTGGCGCCCATTTTAGGGAAGAATTTCAAACTCCTGACGGAGAAGCATTACGAAACGATGCTGAATTTCAATTTATTTCTGCCTGGAATTGGACGGGTGAAAACAAGGAACCGGAGCTCGTCAAAGAACCGTTAATTTTTGAAGAAGTAAAACCGACGGTTAGAAGTTATAAATAA
- a CDS encoding MerR family transcriptional regulator: MNNIKTVFSIGDLEGLSGIKAHTIRIWEKRYGLLSPERSENNLRYYGLDELRKLLNVVLLTGYGVKISKVAKMRTEEIEMMVGEIRVGREDIKHTLHLFKLAMMTFDQPLFLDATDHLLIKMPFEKVFLEYYIPFLQEIGLMWQAGTIQPAHEHFISCLIRMILIQQISLCSRRVRKGTVPAYVLFLPFGEIHELGLMFLQYLITSYGEGCVYLGSSIPLDSLSEVTKLFRGVTFITYMTVLPEEKPLDEYVEALLEKVRDNHSQLWIVGRRVAELTLDDRDSLTLFTTLQDIAAKLS, from the coding sequence ATGAACAACATCAAGACTGTATTTTCAATTGGAGACCTTGAGGGACTATCTGGGATAAAAGCACATACAATACGCATTTGGGAAAAAAGATATGGTCTTCTTTCACCAGAGCGGAGCGAAAATAACTTACGTTATTATGGTCTTGATGAATTGCGTAAGCTTCTTAATGTGGTACTTCTGACAGGTTACGGAGTGAAGATTTCTAAAGTAGCCAAAATGAGAACCGAGGAAATCGAGATGATGGTGGGCGAAATTCGTGTTGGCAGGGAGGACATCAAACATACACTCCATCTCTTCAAGCTGGCAATGATGACTTTTGACCAACCACTGTTTTTGGATGCCACTGATCATCTTTTAATAAAAATGCCATTTGAAAAAGTTTTCCTTGAGTACTACATTCCTTTTTTACAGGAGATTGGCCTGATGTGGCAGGCCGGAACTATCCAACCGGCTCACGAGCATTTTATCAGTTGTCTGATACGTATGATATTAATCCAGCAGATTTCTTTGTGTAGCAGAAGAGTCAGAAAAGGCACGGTGCCTGCGTATGTGCTTTTCCTTCCTTTTGGCGAAATCCATGAACTGGGTCTCATGTTTCTGCAATACTTAATTACTTCTTACGGTGAGGGTTGCGTATATCTCGGGAGCAGTATTCCGTTAGATAGCCTGTCAGAGGTTACCAAGCTTTTCAGAGGTGTTACTTTCATCACCTACATGACGGTACTGCCTGAAGAAAAACCGCTCGATGAATATGTTGAGGCATTACTCGAAAAGGTACGAGACAACCATTCGCAACTTTGGATAGTAGGTCGCCGTGTTGCCGAACTGACACTGGATGATAGGGATAGCCTTACTCTTTTTACTACGTTGCAGGATATTGCTGCAAAATTATCATAA
- a CDS encoding fasciclin domain-containing protein: protein MKRNFFRKGIAILTLAFIPVVSSCSDDDNEQMPQGNTIVDIASSNANLSLLVDALDRADLAATLDGNGSFTVFAPTNQAFTAFLQQKGFANLDAVPVPVLKEILLNHVISGAVTSSSLTTGYVKTMAKGSASATNTLSMYINTANGVVINGGAANGGATVTTADVMASNGVVHIVGNVIDLPTVTSHAIANPDFSILVQALTRNDQPDFAGILSGTQNSPFTVFAPTNSAFASLLTELNLTGLSQIPQATLENTLKYHVVAGQNILSASLMNNMSVTTFQGSNFTVNTQGGASIRDANGRVSTITATDVQASNGVVHVINKVLLPPM from the coding sequence ATGAAAAGAAATTTTTTCAGAAAGGGGATTGCAATACTCACCCTTGCTTTTATTCCAGTTGTGTCATCGTGCAGTGATGATGATAATGAGCAAATGCCACAGGGCAATACCATTGTTGATATAGCTTCATCGAATGCTAATCTTTCTTTGCTGGTAGATGCTCTTGATAGAGCTGACTTAGCGGCAACTCTTGACGGAAACGGAAGTTTTACAGTGTTTGCACCAACTAACCAGGCATTTACAGCATTCCTGCAACAAAAAGGATTTGCGAATCTTGATGCTGTTCCGGTTCCGGTTCTTAAGGAAATACTGCTTAACCATGTCATTTCAGGTGCGGTTACATCATCGTCACTTACTACTGGCTATGTGAAGACAATGGCCAAAGGAAGTGCATCGGCAACCAACACATTAAGTATGTATATCAATACAGCTAATGGGGTTGTGATCAATGGAGGTGCAGCCAATGGAGGTGCCACAGTAACTACAGCCGATGTAATGGCAAGTAATGGTGTAGTACACATTGTGGGAAATGTTATCGATTTGCCTACTGTGACGAGCCATGCCATTGCCAATCCTGATTTCTCGATTCTTGTTCAGGCACTTACAAGAAACGATCAGCCTGACTTTGCTGGCATTCTTTCTGGTACACAAAATTCACCATTTACGGTATTTGCACCAACCAATTCAGCATTTGCCAGCCTGTTGACCGAACTTAACCTTACGGGTCTGTCACAGATTCCACAGGCAACTTTGGAAAATACTCTAAAATATCATGTCGTGGCAGGACAAAATATATTGTCCGCATCGCTTATGAATAATATGAGCGTGACTACATTCCAGGGTAGCAACTTTACGGTTAATACTCAGGGTGGGGCTTCTATAAGAGATGCTAATGGTAGAGTGTCTACAATTACAGCAACTGACGTTCAGGCTTCTAACGGTGTTGTGCATGTAATTAATAAGGTACTTTTACCTCCTATGTAA